ACACACAAGTGATAGATAGCTAGCTAAAATCTTGCAATTAAAATCATCAGTAATTTTGGACACATAGAGATGCCTAACTTTCTGCATCACGGCCTAGCTTTCTTCATAACTTGAGACTATCCTATGTTAAAATATGGCCAACATACGTACAACTTTAAAAACTCACCCAAGAGTCCAAGACAGCCTTACAAGTAAACATCTTAAATAATTACCTCCTCACTACTAGAAAGTAGACACGGGAAAATAAAGAGAAACAAGAGTAAGGCAGAGCAGAATGCATCCTCAATTCTGCTGCAGAAAGGTTAACATGAACTCTACAAATTATCGAAGCCTGGAGACTTCCAGTTATGCCCTTCCACATCTACTTGTAGTCAGGTAAAGGTCAAAATAACCTCATTCAAGGAGGCAATTCAGTTGCAGTCAGGAGTACATACAAAGAGAAGGTGAAGTAGTAAACCTTTCGTATTGATGCCTCTTGTCTGTTTCAGCAAATTCTTTGCCCGAAGCCTCTGCAAAACACGTGAAGGTAGAATGAGGAAATATGTCAGCATTTAGCTTAAGCTTGATGTCATCATGTACGTAGACTGGAGTCGCATTTATGCTTAGGGGCACATGATATAGCATAGGTAAATACAAGTTTTTCCTTTTATTGTACTGTAAAAGTTTACTTCACAGGTAAAATTCCTTTTAAAAGGAAAATAGATGGATCTTCCATGACAATTATATGTTCACTCATTCAAATGACTACAAAATCTTGTCGAAACACTAAAACTTATAAACATGCAAACCCCTCGTTTTTTGCATCATATAAAAACCTCTATAATAAAGATGCACCTGGCCACGGTCTATTAGACACGTAAAATAGCACTCGATAGAAAAGATATATCCAATTGTCCTAAAAGATGTCAAATGCTGCCAATTGgaatacaaatcattactgtctcACCAGATTGTTTAAAAGAAGAAAGAATTTGAAACTTATTTGTCTCTTGGAGGATTACATGAAAACTGAATCTTACAGCGAGCATTACCTTCACGACCAAAAGTGGATATGTCACAATAGAAACCTACAAACCAAAGAGAAAGTAATTCAAAACCAAGACAATGCTATGCAGATTCCCCATTGCTAGTGGTCTTCTTCGTTTCACGCCATTCCCTTATTTTAAGGGGATTTTATACCCCATAAACTGCAGAAAAGATTGTTTATTTGCGAGTACATGAGCACACAATAACACCTTAATAGTAACAATAAATGCTCAGTATACTATCGACCCTAAGCCAAGATATGAAAATCAGGCAGGTACTATTATTAATGTTGGAGTCAGCCTTTGCAAAAGCCGAGAATCTTGTAAGCAGACCTGGGATTGACAGCAATTTCACTAGATGATACTAGCACGGTCTATTGGGTTGTGTAAGGAACTTAAGATGTATCAATCACGAATCACATCATTTAAGGAAAGTTGAAAAGAACTATTCCTCACCAGTCACAGCTACAGGCCAGGGTGTAGTTGCACTATCCAATATTTCACCATCATTCAAAAGTTATGATCTCTATTAGTCAGAAAGTCCGACTGTTAATTAAGTATGGGTGCAACTTCAGACATTAATTCACACCACAATAGTTGTTTTTAGTTTTGTGTGGCTGGTGTTTGTCTTTTCAGAACTAAACGTATCATACTGTCAAATCCAAGTACTTTCACAGAGATTCACTGACTTGGTTGAAACTCGAAACTGGAGCATATCTATATTTAGAACAGATAAGGAAGAGAGTGGTTAAAATAAAAGGATAGGGAGTGAGAAGCAACAGCAAAAAGGCTTACTCCGTATGTGGTGGTAGAAAAACAATGTCTTGTTGCATGCCCAGAGAAATAGACAATCACTGGCGggccaaaaaaaaattgattgcTGCAGACGCGTCTACTTCTGAAGTGGTCAAAAAAAATACATTAGTGTCATGCTATGGTGACGAGATAATACTATGAACCACATTACACTACTATTACTACTTGCTGATGAGCTGATCAACAAGGATCATTTGTAGTAAAGCTTTTTGTAGCATAATACTATATCATTGAAGCATGATTTAATCATAAACAACATTAGTCGTCCATCAATAAACCCATGTGAGGATCCAGAGGTAATGCAGCCTACAAAGGGGAGTAGTAGTTTACATTATCCAAACAAAGTGTAAGGCACCTTCCACTTGTATATTCAAAGAAAAGGAGCCAATGCCTCCTAAACCCTCCCTCAAACCAAAAGTACTACAAAAACATAGTGACATAAGAAGATGGAAGATCAATGCTGCTGCAAAATCCACTGATGTTGATAGGAATTAACAAGTCAACCACCAAGCAACTAACCAAAAGAAAACAGCCATAGGCGTTACACGTATAAAGAAAGGATCAAAATTTAGAAAATTTCATGCATTGCATGAGAAAGCTAACCATTTATGAGCAGCGACATATCCTTGGCATGATGAGAGCTTCCTCGCACGTGTAAATATGCTAAAATCGTTAAATACTTCCCATACAACCAGAGTTTAAAATGTATCTACGCACAAAAGCAAAGTAATGCCGGCAATTACATAAAAGGCCATTTCTTCCAAATTTATAGCTACTAACAACTTCTAGAGAAGTTTGTGTTAATAAGACCAAATATACCCCTCCATAACTTGGGGAATCTATGTCTACTCTAGAATAACTAGGGTCAGACTACAATGGTGGTGCCTTGCCCTATCCCCTATACTCCGACACCTTTCAATGCTTGCTCCCTAGGAGAATTTCCCTTTACCACGAGGGCGTAATGCGCGTGTCTGATATGGGTAACGGCCTTGACGAAATCCACAAGTCGGATGTTGTAGAGTGTCATCTTCACACATCTCGCATGGTGAAGTTGTTTTACCTGCAAAAGATTAATAATAATTTACTTGCATTACAAAACAATTATTGAAAACCAATGGTTGTTACATAGTTTTAGAATTGTTTGCTAATAACATTATAAACATTTCTCACCCTCCAAGGGACGACAGGCAGTGACCAAAAACTTTGTAGTTTTAGTTTTCTGCTTATATTTGGCAATCTTCAACTCAGCAAAAAAGAGTTTGGTGGATGAAGCACCGGAACCCTCAATCTTAACCTTAAAATTGCAATGAAACCAAAGTCCACTAGCCCACAAACGACCAATGCTCGTACCGGCATCAACCAGCTCATAATTGACTTTCTGTCAATCAAAAGATACAACTTAGAAATTACTAAACATTACAGGCTCGTCTTAATGACTTGCTTGCTTATAAGAATGGAAACGCTTAAGAAATTTTACGATAACATACATGTTTAGTGTTGTAGTAGGCCAATGCTACTTTAGCGGTTTCAATATCTTGCGCTGACTGGCCTGCTTTGTCTGCATCGGAAGGGGGTAATCTCTTTGGTGGGGAAGAGCATGTGTAAGCCGAAAGCCTAAATTCAAATAATCATTACATTTAGGGAAAATCAGCACCACTAGCATTATCTAAACTGTAAACTACTCAACAATACAAAATtgacaatttaatttatttactcCCTTttatcccggtcatttgttgtctttttccatattggggtgtctcagtgagttgttgtcctttctattttaagaatgaactcgatgaacaatttgattattcacactcaatttgttccacttgacatttagtaattgaccccttcctctttccttggtctttgtgccaaaaccaaaggacaacaattgaccgggacggggAAAGTATTTTTTTGGGTGTTGACCAATGACAAGAGTATCCCTACCAGTTTCCAAAACATATAGTCCCTCCGTTGCAATCGatttattttaatcaaaggtaaacaaagatGTAGTAGTAGATTACCCAGAATTCTGACAAACTTGACAAGGACCTCGAGTAATTTCTTCCTCAACAAGAACCCCATTCTCTACAAATAGCTTAGTATTATGATCAGTGTAATGAACATCCAAAACCCTATCAATTTTCCAACAAACATACAAATAAgagtaatactaataataaataaatttaataatGACGATAACGATAGCAATAACTTTGATTAATACCGGCGATTATCGTCGCCAAAGGTGGTGTTACGATTGTCCTTAACTGTTTCCGCTTCCGTTGCCATTGTTTTACCTTCagtaaaattaattaaacaaaaaaaaaaaaaaatgcaaaatcgAAAATTTCTCAAGAAACCGGAATTAATTGAACATAATTATGTACTGTAATAGCTGCAAAAGATGAGAATACTAACCCTAATTTCTTCAAGGATTAAATGGCGCCAAATTCGTGACAGTTGATTACTTGTGTGATTGTGTTCCAATCAATTCTGACGAAGAATGCGTGAGGGCCTTATGTTTCCCTCGTGCGACTATTTTTTTTGGGGCACACGTGTTGTTGCACTATTTTCAATTAAGCGCTTGGTTTGATTAAGGATAAAACGGGATTGAATAGGAAAGTGTTATGTAAGGTGATATGTTTTTTCATGTTTAGTATGATAGTAATTATTTTCTGAATTTATTACTCTTATGAAAGGGTAGTACATTACCCACCTTCTTCTGGGTAATAATTAAGGGAGTAAAAACCTCTACTCAGGGCTTGCCTGCAATGCATGAAATAATTAAGGGATAAATTTTAATTGGGTAATAattaactagtatagatcccgcgcaaatgcgcggttttttagatagggaTATTAGAGAATGTAACAATTATACTATTGGTATTTAATAGTGTAAATCCCGCACATTTGCGGTATATATAGATGTTtgtttttagttattatttaaatattataaattgatacattattaatttttcatatttttcatataacTCATCGTATTtcgatatgagaaaaaaatgagCTATGAACTAATCAAGAAaatttagtaaagttataaaatatgtttaatgatttttttctttaacataaaactaatgattacaaataataaattttCTCAAACTATGTtaatgattttttattttttttgtgatGAAGCTAAATATATcagtttaatattttattttatacaaAATGTGTCAAGTCATTCTCTCATATATAATAATACATAACAAAAATTTAGAGATTTACAGTTTATAAAATTATAGTGAATTTAtcttctttaattaaaatattataatttagattttcaaagaaaatacaattatttgattaaaaggttatattttgatgaaatgataataatttaaagaaagaagtatttttgttttcttatttagctTGATACATTTTGGAGGAAAAcattggagaattttattctcttagtatataggaggattcaTTCCTAATTTTATACCTTCACATTTTTATATTTCGCCTAATTGTACtttaatatgagaaaaaaaaCGTAGTATgtcatgaatttttttttaacataaagttaatgattttattttataactttgctTAAATTATCTTAATGAGTTTTTTCACGTaggtaataatattattttattgttttatacaGTTTAAGTATGCATTAAGTCATTTTCGAAGAAAAATTAAcgattttgtattttataattttatactccttttattttattttgatcaaaacattatataattataatttagaaTTTAATAAAAAAAGTCATGCTTTAAGAAAAAGATTATAGTTTAATGGGAAcattttatttctttccttatatAAGTAGGTGaagtttggagggaaaacttttgagaatttttattctcttagggctcgcttggaatgagagtaattattaagggagtaataaagctaaaatgaactaaaaaatggagggaatggATGAGGATGATAGATAGAAATGGATAGAAATGGggaaatatagtgtaatagtTCCTCCATTAGGGGAGTAATTGTTACCTACCTCCCCCTCAAGTAATTATTACTCCCCTAATGGAGGAactattacactatatttccCCATTTCTATCTCTCATTCtcatcctttccctccattttttagttcattttagctctattactcccttaatagtTACTCCCATTCCAAGCGAGCCAGTAGTAGGGGGGATGGATAAGTTAATTACTTGGGTAATGAGTTCCTTGAAGATATGTTTGGCATAGGAGTAATAATTACTGAGAAAAtattttactcccttaatcattatccagggggagggtgggtaatgtattacctcTTTATGTGGGTAATAGATTCgggaggtgaataattactcACATACCAAACATGTAAAACATACCTTACATATTACTCCCTTATTCATTTCCCCCCTTTTACCCCCAATCCAAGCAAGCCCTCAGTAATTATTACTCCTCTATATGTCAAACCTATTCAAGGAACTCATTACCCAAATAATTAACTTCCCTAGTAATTATCATCCAATAAAAATTTACCCCCTAATTATTCCATGAAATCCAGGCAAGCCCTAAGAATTAAGATGTTGAAATTATCTCCACTCGCCCTTCTCATGAacacggacactatccgtcacaagctgaaaacgGATAGTatctctctcacaaaatgcaaatggatagtgcaagtgggATGGAATTGATACCCCCACCTGCCATTCCACTTGCACAGGGGCGAACCCAGAAATTAAAATATGGGGTAGCGAAATTTTTGTAACATTTTTTACGATAAAAGAAGCACAGACataagaatataatttttttGTAATAATCATATTTTTCAACTTGAAAAGATAAATTATTTCCGACTTTCCGCGCTTATTGTGTTGAGGTTGATGATTGTGCTTGTATCCTCTATAATGACATTATTTTAGGTGAAAAATGCGTAGAATTATAGATGTTACTAATAAAAGATAGGGTACGATATGTAATTTATAACCAAAACTTTAGACAAGTACGGAGTAATAATTTGTAAAATAATAATCTAGTGGGTTATTAATAAGAGGATATGTAATTAAAAAGGCATTTGTAGGAATCGAACTCCGTCACATGTAAATATGAGTTGGAAAAAATGTTTTAAAAGGTAAGGCATTTGTAGGAATCGAACTCCAGCCGCACTAACTGGAATGCCAATACTTTACCACTAAACCACACATGTATTGATGCTTTATATGCAGTCTTATTTATTGTTATAGTTTCGCAAACAGTACTGGGGTAGCGAAACTTCATCTTCCCCGTTTAATTTTCTGGGTTTGGGGTAGCAGCCGCTATCCCTTGCTACTCACTAGGTTCGCCTCTGCACTTGCATTTTGTGAAAGAGTCtatatccgtcttcagcttgtgacgaataatgcccgtcttcaatgagacttGTTTGAAAATACTATTTTTGGAAAAAATGTCGGAAGAACAAAGGTGTTACTTGTTACTCTTTGAAAAGAATAACGATgatatcaaaataaataaaagggtttatTTATTAATGTGACAAATATCTGATTACAACTCAAACCATGAAATATAAAACTCGATTGCGGAAGCTAAGTGATTTATCTTTATTCCTTATGTCAACGTCGATCTCCAATCCAGCCCCAACGTCCATTAATTAACCTGTACACAACTCTGCTCACACAATGGGCGAGAACCAAGGTGATTAGGCAGGCCCATCCAAAAGGAGAAGAAGGGATGGACAAGAAAGTAGTGTAAGAGTCAACCAACGGGGTTGAGTAAGATAAAACTACATCtcgtaaaattaaaaaaaaaaacttcaaaacatttatttatttaaataaacTTTAACCAAAACCTAATAACTTTAACCTAGTCCAACGAGATAAGATAGAGGCAATATAGAAGGATCCAACCAAACGGTGTCCGGTCCGTGAGGCCTTCCTCAACTATGTAAAAACTGACCGGCCACTAGTCCCGAGTGCATGCACCCCTCCAAGGGCCAACCCCAAGGAGGAGGATCTAGAGGAACAAGGTCGTGATCAACCGACCCTAGGAAAAGGAAGCTCTTTATAGGAATTCCTCGTCAAGAACACCCTACCCCTCTATCAGATCCGAATTCAGAAGTTCAAAACCCCACGGGAAACATTCCCGAAATCAAATATAACTCGCGGGAAACCTTCCCAAAATCCAATGTAAACTCACGGGAAACATTCCCGAAATCTAATATCAACTCACGGGAAAGCTTCTCGAAAATCCGGTTGTAGTCTCAAGAAAACTTTTTTAAACCTTTCAAAGTATTTCAAATCCTCGTTTTCAAATCGTCCATTTTATCCCAACTAATATTTGAAGAAGATGAGCATTATATCTTACCTCGATAACTTGAACAAAGCTTAATAAATTAAAATTCCTCTTCGGTAAAGTCAAAATCTAcattttattattaatttattaacatacaTTCATAAATTCTCCATTATGTCATGTCCATGCAAGTGTCGTGTCTAAGTTCCCTTAATCATTCTAGGTAACGGTTTGAGTCGTTTTCGAAATAAAAGTCCCTTAACATGATTAATTACTTTTAAAGGTATAAGCTAAGCCACTCATATATTTTAAGCACCTTTAAGGTTTACTTAATAGGCCTCACTTGTTATTTTAAAACATGTACATGTCACTTAATATTTATCAAACCGAAACAGAAACTTCTAAAAACTTTCAGCATATAACCCGGTTTGTTTTATCATTTATATACTCAAAATATTGTAAACTTTTAAGGTGGCTATCATTTATAGCGATATTAACCTCTCTAGTTTATACCCTAATAAGATTGGGTGGTGGTTTTTTGTATAAATATATTATAAGTGAACGAGTGGTTTCTTAAGACCTAGTACTACATTTCATCTTCTTAAGATCTGGACGAGTGTTTGTGATATTTGGGGTATGTCGTGTATCACGACTATGAGGCACGTGAATTTCTATTATTGTCTTTTATGTTGCAggtcttattttgtttatttatttgttgtttagttatcctactcaacgGTTTGGTTGACCGAGTATTCTTTAAATATCTGTGATGAATCAATTATTGGGGAGAAGATTAGCTGACAGGTTAGCTTTTGAGATGTGCTGGAAGCTTAGAGGGAGCTTGGGACACATGACCTTCGTCCGAGTCTAGAAGATCACTTAGTTTAtgttttttgataaaatgtaagtatatatatatatatatatatatatatatatatatatatatatatatatatatatatcaaaaagaCGTCACCATACAATGAGACGAGATATACATACATCAGCTAGACACTATATCCCACCCATACGAACCAGCTCAATAAGCCAAAACGACTATCAAGCCCAAAAACAAAACAAGGCATCAAACATTAAAGAGACAACAAATCGAAATTACAACAAAATCGGATTTGTATGTCCTAAACCCtaaaaaatcaaacaatttattatttttatataaattatagatttttcaaatttttgtaaATAAATTTCATTTGCAAAATATTTTGTTAGTTAGTTGTGTTAAAATTAAAAGTCGGAATAAAATATTTTcgacaaaaaatataaaaaaaaggtaagaaaatattcaaagttttctatttttcaacattttaaacggtttcatTCATATGTTTCTCACTGAGACCTATTAGCTCCATGTTTGGAGTCATGGCTACACACACAAATGGTGTTATGATGGCCTATTTATAGGCTTTATATGTCGGTGGAAACATTCATGCACATAGCATATTATGTGTTAGATTTCTTAGTGCTctaatctattttttttttgtgaaaggtAAGTAATTCTCATTAAGCTCAAACCAAGTAAACAAGATAcatctgttggggttggtgtccttaacagttagtgcaaggacttataaacctctaaaaggatcaaagggcatactttggtattattatcagttgatccacgtttatcaataacagttggcttgctagataagtttgacgttattgtcatacagatggcggtgatcaactggtccctaaaagtcacacctataggatacgttcgagagatgtgacggtatgaaaatactgtcaagtagatgccaaaattgactaaccagttagtccgagttatttgactagtaattagtcaaatatgtgatgttgagatattatatttaatacggattaaatatcatgggctaaggcgaattaaccagttaattcgtaaaattaaatataagcgttttatatttaattaaatgtatattgaatataattatacaatctttttttgtcggacacgtattaataattcaaataacccgtattattagctgatgccttaatttccgataaccgataacagtttataatacaaacccgtcatatacattctaggatttggcgaactggacctcgagctaaaattaagagaaagtggaagcccacttccccatgcatgcactcggtccggccgaaccaaacaaaaggagagactccctctccttttgacctaatcatcatttgaaacaaagaTTAGGGTTTGAAGGGCATTCTTCTCTGagaacctgagatctctcatctcgaaaaaactcacatcagttctccctatattgcaaggcaattggagaacactgttctagcacaagggcatatctcggacaagtcttgggtgcaacgattaggaggaaatctgctttgatttacttctttctttacgccgcaatttaaaggacccgaggttatttctatacattaatcatttcattgtgtttatcgttttatgactataaattgcatgtttaaatttacgttatagtcctgcaattaaagggtagtatacggatattaacccacaagtggtatcagagcgaggccacgtaaatttttatatgtgtttttcatcaaacgcttattgaaacgatgaattttggttaAAAAATCTGTCTCGGCAGCATTTTTTttactcggcagaaattttttttgctGCGGTttttggttgctttgggaaccgtgtcttgtttacacggttgctcttgttgttgttttgtctcgaaaaccaaaccgtgccatgttttacacggctgttttgtttcaaatttgatgttgtttttacatgttgttattttatacggagattatagcaacatgtcaagtttttgtcaattgttaaaattgttttgatgcgtttttgatcaaaattgcaattgattttgtctcgacaaactgttttcacgagggttttgaagtttcagccttataagcattcgatcgagcgtatttctactcgatcgagtctttgttTCTCgtcttgtttttgatcgatcgagtcctgttgtactcgatcgacctcgtttaaaaaaccttttgctcgatcgagtccctgttgtactcgatcgacccctttctaaaccctctttgctcgatcgagttgtcctcgtactcgatcgagtggatttgctTGATATAAGTTCTCGATCGACCtccgtttagtcgatcgagtacccctgattagcatacccctcgatcgacttgcgattcgatcgatcgagcctgtagttcctcgatcgagcacttgtgtccctggatcgagggatttaaatctttaactgactttgaaaatttgtttcttttgatttaaattttctttttgcttcaatatgtactttatacggatatagtacactcgctatgattgtgaaacggttcacacacgtaccatatagttgttttaaagcgtctttaaaatgacggattataatagattaaaattaattgatagaagcggttttatcacacgaattttaatcattaaaaggtggtttggataaatttaacataattacggaattatgtcacgaatgaattttttttgttgatgcatttttatttatcgttttgttgaatgccgtgaatgccattttaattacgtatttaatttttacaatcaattgtaacttagtgtggccttagtagaacgtgttaccgtaatgatggaacacggtcttggttgtattttgagatcttgtatctccgttttggtttttttttttcacttgtaattacagttttaatta
The Silene latifolia isolate original U9 population chromosome 11, ASM4854445v1, whole genome shotgun sequence genome window above contains:
- the LOC141612397 gene encoding uncharacterized protein LOC141612397, with translation MSLCFCSTFGLREGLGGIGSFSLNIQVEGALHFVWIISRRVCSNQFFFGPPVIVYFSGHATRHCFSTTTYGVSIVTYPLLVVKRLRAKNLLKQTRGINTKGRSREFVMSSLHNRGTAGQVSLGIRRKTLLEQTRGIDTKGKS
- the LOC141612395 gene encoding uncharacterized protein LOC141612395 codes for the protein MATEAETVKDNRNTTFGDDNRRVLDVHYTDHNTKLFVENGVLVEEEITRGPCQVCQNSGLSAYTCSSPPKRLPPSDADKAGQSAQDIETAKVALAYYNTKHKVNYELVDAGTSIGRLWASGLWFHCNFKVKIEGSGASSTKLFFAELKIAKYKQKTKTTKFLVTACRPLEGKTTSPCEMCEDDTLQHPTCGFRQGRYPYQTRALRPRGKGKFS